One Ignavibacteriales bacterium genomic window, GAAGGCTACATAAAAATTACCGTAATCATCATATACTGCATCCAGTCCAATCCACGGAGAACTCGTATCGCCGTCAGAATCTATCTGTGTATCAAAAAGTACGCCTGGGCTTGACCAGTTTGCTCCATAGTCAGTCGATGTCCAATAAAAAATTCTGTTTCCACCAAATGATCCACCCTCGTCATTTATAGGAGTAGTTACTAATAAAGCTTTCCCCGAAGGCCCGGTAGCGCTGGTTAGCCTCATGTTTAAATGAGTAGAAGCACTGGACAGTAAGAACTGCTGAGTGCCGATCCATTGACCGCTATTAGGGTTAAATACCCAGGTTGATAGAGTATCTGTTGCAGAGCTTCCCTGATATGTATTGCCTGAGACAAGTACATTACCATTACTCAATGTATTGACTTGAGGCCAAATAAAATATCTTGGAGCTGGCATTGGATAATGTGTAAACGAACCAAGACCGGGAAAAGCATCTACGTGAATAGCCGTGCCAAGGGGTGATCCTGAATGATTGGCAATAATTGCTGAACCGTTCGAAGCCCCGTTGTTTCCTGCAGTTAAAAAGGCAAATCCGCTTCTTACGTTAGACGGGACTTGTACTTGTGTTTGCCATATTAAACCGCCGTTTGAGCTAAAGGAATATACAGTTCTTCTGCTTGTTTCGATATTTGTGGAATCGATTGCTGTTGTAAATGCTGTATGGATGATACTTTCGCTGACATAGTAAACATGGTGCTTGCAATCCCCGTTTGTCTGCCAATCGTAAAATCCCGATAATGAAGTCATTCGTTCCGGACCTATAGTATATCCTCCGTTTATATCTTCTATAGAATCTTCGAGCTTAATACCCGGACCTTTGTAGGGTATACATGTTACAGCTTTATTATTAGGCTTTAATTGCTGAGACGATTTTTTCTTGTCGATCCTGTCATTTGAGAATGAAGTTCCCTGCAAAAAAATTAGCAGTAGTAATGTTAATGAGAATGTTGATGTTGCCCTCATGGTAGTTTTTTATTTTATTAACAGCATTTTTCTTGTTTGATTAAATCCTTCGGCCTCAAGGTTGTAAAAATA contains:
- a CDS encoding T9SS type A sorting domain-containing protein, whose product is MRATSTFSLTLLLLIFLQGTSFSNDRIDKKKSSQQLKPNNKAVTCIPYKGPGIKLEDSIEDINGGYTIGPERMTSLSGFYDWQTNGDCKHHVYYVSESIIHTAFTTAIDSTNIETSRRTVYSFSSNGGLIWQTQVQVPSNVRSGFAFLTAGNNGASNGSAIIANHSGSPLGTAIHVDAFPGLGSFTHYPMPAPRYFIWPQVNTLSNGNVLVSGNTYQGSSATDTLSTWVFNPNSGQWIGTQQFLLSSASTHLNMRLTSATGPSGKALLVTTPINDEGGSFGGNRIFYWTSTDYGANWSSPGVLFDTQIDSDGDTSSPWIGLDAVYDDYGNFYVAFNTLGSNGSYSSAKIWINRNGTQNKIVARNTDIPGAMQSAVSPQANMCSMDWPSLSVTQNGHYAVVGYSVPKQTDTVNGFNSMDAYFSLVSADLLGVSTPYQITSGNNDERYISLNRRVILNYKIPLVYQKDPQPGSFAFNDLAPLSRATLIYREIEYLNPLTGTGFTNTSIPGKFTLYQNYPNPFNPSTSIRFDIPKSGNVRILIYDISGKLVETLIDENLSPGTYGINWNGDRFASGVYFYSLEAEVFKQTRKMLLVK